Proteins from one Mucilaginibacter jinjuensis genomic window:
- a CDS encoding RagB/SusD family nutrient uptake outer membrane protein translates to MKKRYILFALAGLVLASCKKQLEEKPYSILTNTNFYTNATDAQAAINGVLSQLQPQAYYQRTIYIMTELSGDCLVPLLTQNQERIDMYKLTYGPTNIEITNWWQNSYKLISRANDVIANVPKINMDVTARNNIVGNAMFLRGMAYFDLVRSFGDVPLITAPIVSTSDPNLLPARAASSAVYAQVISDLKYAEANCLTEDKITSANKGMVSSAAASGMLARVYLQRASTKFADANDNQNALAECNKVINAGTYKLMADYTDVFNWDKKYYPTQTENIFSVQFGNNSTSTTQNITIRMFSPAGLGGSGSFTANPWLFNSAYFGPDKRKAWNVSNKVGTTTVTPYIYKYRDPQWVSGSNNSRMNWIVLRYADILMMQSEAMNNINPGDPTKFDGLNAVRDRAGMNAYHLTLANTPTASAFIDTLAKDRARELCVEGHRRWDLLRWGKFKSVIQAVNGFTAQDYQLLLPLPQTEMDANPNLKPQNPGY, encoded by the coding sequence ATGAAAAAGAGATATATATTATTTGCTTTAGCTGGTCTGGTACTGGCATCATGCAAAAAGCAGTTAGAAGAAAAGCCATACAGTATTTTAACCAATACTAACTTTTATACCAACGCAACAGATGCACAAGCTGCTATAAACGGTGTGCTTAGCCAGTTGCAGCCGCAGGCTTACTATCAGCGTACTATTTACATTATGACAGAGCTTTCGGGCGATTGCCTGGTGCCGCTGCTTACGCAAAATCAGGAACGTATTGATATGTACAAGCTTACCTACGGGCCAACCAATATTGAAATTACCAACTGGTGGCAAAATAGTTATAAACTGATAAGCCGTGCCAATGATGTGATTGCCAATGTGCCTAAAATTAATATGGATGTTACTGCCAGAAACAATATTGTTGGTAATGCCATGTTTTTACGTGGTATGGCTTACTTTGACCTGGTACGCTCATTTGGTGATGTACCTTTAATTACTGCACCAATTGTAAGCACATCAGACCCTAATTTATTACCTGCGCGTGCAGCTTCAAGTGCGGTTTATGCACAGGTGATCAGCGATTTAAAATATGCTGAAGCCAATTGCTTAACAGAAGATAAAATTACCTCTGCCAATAAAGGGATGGTTTCATCAGCTGCAGCTTCTGGTATGTTAGCAAGAGTATACCTGCAACGTGCAAGTACTAAATTTGCTGATGCCAACGATAACCAAAATGCTTTGGCAGAGTGTAACAAGGTAATTAATGCCGGTACATACAAACTAATGGCCGATTATACCGATGTGTTTAACTGGGATAAAAAATACTATCCAACTCAAACAGAGAATATCTTCTCGGTACAATTTGGTAACAACAGTACAAGCACTACACAAAACATTACCATCCGTATGTTTTCGCCTGCCGGCTTAGGTGGTTCGGGTTCGTTTACTGCTAATCCATGGTTGTTTAATAGCGCCTATTTTGGCCCGGATAAAAGAAAGGCCTGGAATGTTTCTAACAAAGTAGGTACAACTACGGTTACGCCATACATCTACAAATACCGCGATCCGCAGTGGGTATCGGGTTCAAACAACTCACGCATGAACTGGATTGTGTTGCGTTATGCCGATATATTAATGATGCAATCCGAAGCGATGAACAACATTAACCCGGGTGATCCTACCAAGTTTGATGGCTTAAATGCGGTTAGGGACCGTGCCGGGATGAATGCTTATCATCTTACTTTAGCTAATACGCCAACTGCAAGTGCATTTATTGATACTTTGGCAAAAGACCGTGCACGCGAACTTTGTGTAGAAGGCCACCGCCGTTGGGACTTATTGAGATGGGGTAAATTTAAATCGGTAATTCAGGCGGTTAATGGTTTCACAGCACAGGATTATCAATTATTACTGCCGCTTCCACAAACTGAGATGGATGCGAACCCTAATTTAAAACCACAAAATCCAGGATATTAA
- a CDS encoding glycoside hydrolase family 2 TIM barrel-domain containing protein, with translation MLTIKRASLFLLILIMCCGSSTFAQQKTRLNNNWEFLKQDLGGIWEAVRPVTAGNPESLPIWSNVTLPHCFNARDAVDPDVNYYQGPGWYRTKLDINNPYPNGRTILHFEGAGQRTEVYVYTTKVGSHLGGYDEWSVDITTAVEDFKKTDAFKKQFKGKIPLEIRCDNSRDLETIPSQLSDFNVYGGLYRYLNLVYQPQVGIDKLYANASVDTITKSCWVNAQISLYNPDNIKQVNGELKVKDATGKVVLKAPYSSNDVSDKAFSIAKLKISKPHLWTPDDPYLYTIEVTASANGQTFTQTEKIGFRSFLFADKGPFYLNGKRLLLQGTHRHEDHAGVAAAMTDSMMHQEMQLMKDMGVNFIRLGHYQQSRIILNLCDSLGILVWEEEPWCRGGLGGDQYKNQARSMLTNMIQQHYNHPSIILWGLGNENDWEGDFPEYDKAKIHAFMSEQNDLAHKLDPSRKTTLRRCDFCKDIPDVYSPSIWAGWYRGVYTEYKKATEDEFNKVPHFFHAEWGGDSHALRHSENPDNALAKIKTGTGTDERSGDASLIGGAARVSKDGDWSESYICNLFDWHLKEQETMPWLTGSAFWVFKDFSTPIRPDNPVPYMNQKGVVERDFTKKEAYYVFQSYWTKKPMAHIYGHTWPIRWGDEGEQKMVKVYSNADNAELFVNGKSYGVKKRNSQDFPAAGLRWLVVFNKGKNDIKVVAHKGKVTVTDIISQIYQTEKWEKPAKLVLTKIADKNGIATVQVTLLDSKGVQCLDAINWINFSLTGDGILLDDLGTSSGSRKVEAYNGRAIISIKTNGGYSMIGVQSPGLKTVFLNL, from the coding sequence ATGTTAACTATAAAAAGGGCAAGTTTATTTTTATTGATCCTGATAATGTGTTGCGGAAGCTCAACCTTCGCGCAGCAAAAAACGCGTTTAAATAATAACTGGGAGTTTTTAAAGCAGGATCTCGGCGGCATTTGGGAAGCAGTTCGCCCGGTAACTGCAGGCAACCCCGAAAGCTTACCGATATGGAGCAACGTAACCCTGCCGCATTGCTTCAACGCCCGCGATGCCGTTGACCCCGATGTAAACTATTACCAGGGTCCGGGATGGTATCGTACTAAACTGGATATTAATAACCCTTATCCAAACGGTAGAACCATTCTACATTTCGAAGGTGCTGGTCAGCGTACCGAGGTTTATGTATATACAACCAAAGTTGGCTCACATTTGGGTGGCTACGATGAATGGTCGGTTGATATAACCACGGCAGTTGAAGATTTTAAAAAGACCGATGCCTTCAAAAAGCAATTCAAAGGTAAAATCCCGTTAGAGATCCGCTGCGATAACTCGCGCGATCTGGAAACGATCCCTTCGCAATTATCAGATTTTAATGTGTATGGTGGACTATATCGTTACCTGAATTTGGTTTATCAACCACAGGTAGGCATCGATAAATTATATGCCAATGCCAGCGTGGATACGATAACCAAGTCATGTTGGGTTAATGCGCAGATCAGCCTTTATAATCCCGATAATATTAAACAAGTTAACGGCGAACTAAAGGTAAAAGATGCTACTGGCAAAGTAGTTTTAAAAGCGCCATATTCATCAAATGATGTTAGTGATAAAGCCTTTTCGATAGCCAAACTAAAAATCAGCAAGCCTCATTTATGGACACCTGATGATCCTTATTTGTATACAATCGAAGTAACAGCTTCGGCTAACGGACAAACTTTTACGCAGACCGAAAAGATCGGTTTCCGCAGTTTCTTATTTGCGGATAAAGGCCCGTTTTATCTAAATGGTAAACGTTTGTTATTACAGGGCACCCATCGTCACGAAGACCACGCCGGTGTAGCCGCTGCTATGACCGATAGTATGATGCACCAGGAAATGCAGCTGATGAAAGATATGGGCGTTAACTTTATCCGCCTCGGCCATTACCAGCAATCGCGTATTATTTTAAACCTGTGTGATAGTTTGGGTATTTTAGTTTGGGAAGAAGAGCCCTGGTGCCGTGGCGGTTTAGGCGGCGATCAGTATAAAAATCAGGCGCGCAGCATGCTCACCAATATGATTCAGCAACACTATAATCACCCGTCTATTATTTTATGGGGATTAGGTAATGAGAACGATTGGGAAGGTGATTTTCCTGAATATGATAAGGCCAAGATCCACGCTTTTATGAGCGAGCAGAACGACCTGGCCCACAAGCTCGATCCGTCGCGTAAAACCACACTACGCCGTTGCGATTTTTGTAAGGATATTCCGGATGTGTATTCGCCATCTATCTGGGCTGGCTGGTACCGGGGCGTATATACTGAGTACAAAAAGGCTACTGAAGATGAGTTTAATAAAGTGCCGCACTTTTTCCACGCGGAATGGGGGGGAGATAGCCACGCGCTTCGCCATTCTGAAAACCCGGACAACGCTTTAGCTAAAATTAAAACAGGCACAGGCACCGACGAACGCTCTGGTGATGCTTCACTGATTGGCGGTGCAGCCCGTGTATCAAAAGATGGCGATTGGAGCGAAAGTTATATCTGTAACCTGTTCGACTGGCACCTGAAAGAGCAGGAAACGATGCCCTGGTTAACAGGCTCAGCTTTTTGGGTGTTTAAAGATTTCTCTACGCCCATCCGCCCCGATAACCCGGTCCCTTACATGAACCAAAAGGGTGTGGTAGAGCGCGATTTTACGAAGAAAGAAGCCTATTACGTTTTTCAATCTTACTGGACTAAAAAGCCGATGGCGCACATTTACGGCCATACCTGGCCAATTCGCTGGGGTGATGAAGGTGAGCAGAAAATGGTAAAAGTATACTCTAATGCCGATAATGCCGAGCTGTTTGTAAACGGCAAAAGTTATGGCGTAAAGAAACGTAATAGTCAGGATTTTCCGGCGGCAGGTTTGCGCTGGTTAGTGGTATTTAATAAAGGCAAAAACGATATTAAGGTAGTTGCCCACAAAGGCAAGGTGACGGTTACTGATATCATCAGCCAGATCTACCAAACCGAGAAATGGGAGAAACCAGCCAAACTGGTGCTCACCAAAATTGCTGATAAAAATGGCATAGCTACCGTTCAGGTAACCTTGTTGGATAGCAAGGGCGTGCAATGCCTCGATGCCATTAACTGGATCAATTTCTCCTTAACCGGCGACGGTATTTTGCTGGATGATTTAGGTACATCGAGCGGTTCCCGCAAGGTAGAGGCTTACAACGGCCGGGCAATTATCAGCATAAAAACAAATGGAGGTTACAGTATGATTGGCGTACAATCGCCTGGATTGAAAACGGTATTTTTAAATTTATAA
- a CDS encoding DUF4350 domain-containing protein — MIRKLIFSTLFVLLIVCRATFAQTVTLDYYFNHETHIKDGAPQRFHYLWDDKANTGFSIWGDIFKQQGAVLDTLGNAPTVANLKGSSVYIIVDPDTKKENPKPNYIRSEDADQIAEWVKAGGVLVLMANDSANVELPHFNILAGRFGMHFNNDLQNHVIDDAHFADGAVEMVNNPIFKTTKKAFLKDVCSIELKGKAKPAFKAANGAVIAATVQYGKGIVFAVGDPWLYNEYVNGRLPAGYDNDNAARDLAKWLLAQANSKKTNQ, encoded by the coding sequence ATGATACGTAAACTAATCTTTAGTACGCTCTTCGTGTTGTTAATTGTTTGTCGCGCAACATTTGCCCAAACAGTTACACTTGATTATTATTTCAACCATGAAACGCATATTAAAGATGGTGCGCCTCAAAGATTTCACTACTTGTGGGATGATAAAGCCAATACCGGCTTTTCTATCTGGGGTGATATTTTTAAACAACAAGGTGCTGTATTAGATACCTTGGGTAATGCGCCAACAGTGGCTAATTTGAAAGGTTCAAGCGTTTATATTATTGTTGATCCCGACACTAAGAAGGAAAATCCAAAGCCGAATTATATCCGTAGCGAAGATGCAGATCAGATAGCAGAGTGGGTAAAAGCTGGTGGCGTACTGGTTTTAATGGCCAACGATAGCGCCAATGTAGAGCTGCCTCACTTTAATATTTTAGCCGGCCGTTTCGGGATGCATTTTAATAACGATTTGCAAAATCATGTAATAGACGATGCCCACTTTGCAGATGGCGCAGTGGAGATGGTTAACAACCCTATATTCAAGACTACTAAGAAAGCTTTTCTGAAAGATGTATGCAGTATTGAATTGAAAGGTAAAGCAAAGCCTGCTTTTAAAGCTGCAAATGGCGCTGTAATTGCCGCCACTGTACAATACGGCAAAGGAATAGTGTTTGCCGTAGGCGACCCCTGGTTATATAACGAATACGTGAACGGCCGTTTACCTGCCGGCTATGATAATGATAATGCCGCCCGTGATTTGGCCAAATGGCTATTGGCGCAGGCCAACAGTAAGAAGACTAATCAATAA
- a CDS encoding SusC/RagA family TonB-linked outer membrane protein: MKRRPLHLDILKRTILPAVLILGSVSVGNAKAHHALASVAYKAAPSLNKAAAPIKVTGVVTDDKNLPLPGANVIIKGTKQGTTTDVSGRYTITADEGATLVISSVGYDPKEIPLQGRTKLDVQLLTNAKSLNEVVVVGYGTQKKRDVTGSVGSVALTNVAKTPVFGTAQLLQGQVSGVQVTQSNSQPGASFTVRIRGTNSINFSSDPLYVVDGFAGADITALNPNDIASMDVLKDASSTAIYGNRGANGVVIITTKSGSVGRKTVSADVYSGFQQVGKTLDMMNAQQFATYLNRVTAIITPAAALPFTQDQINNLGEGTNWQKELFRTAPVTNANLSITGGSEDTKFLVSGSFFDQQGIIINSGYKRGTLRFNLTHNVSSKIHFGMNSQVSYDQQNLANVNTTGGSTGGTLLDALRASPTVPVYDATGAYTFQNGPTGYTTVLGNPVAAARLNTDVATNMRIFFNGYGDYDIMKGLKLKISIGTDDKYNHEKIFRPSTTYLGAQSGGYAQIINPENFNWLNENTLSYNTVINKIHSISAVAGFTYQEFKYNTSSAIAQQLTTNNLGTDNLSVGSSLSSSSSANKNTLASFIGRVNYSLMDKYLLTASIRRDGSSELGDSHKWGTFPSGAVAWRISNEDFLKDVHAISDLKLRGGYGETGNSNIGPYNSLSQYSFNSYVLNGVRVVGTSPNNIGNANLQWESTKSYNIGVDLGLFQNRITFNADYYDKKTSELLFYRTIPSTSGFNTALGNLPGNNIENKGFEFNLNTVNITSKNVKWTTNFNFSRNMNKVLNLGGIPYQLTGNVSSSLYPGGNSAGILQVGKPIGSFYGYVFDGIWQSQAEITASGITTPVKPGDPKYKDLNGDHLINGSDRTIIGQAVPKFSYGFNSNLTVGRFNLFVLIQGVYGNQIMNENLIEGENGTVADNKLAYVLTDSWNGPGTSNTLPSVGSTLRRSLGPTSDILESGSYLRFKTITLTYDLPLSKLTPVFRTASIYATGQNLFTITKYKGYDPEVNSYSNSSGNYTSLGTDYNPYPNIKTYTLGVRLGF; this comes from the coding sequence ATGAAGAGAAGACCTTTACATTTAGATATACTTAAGCGTACTATTTTACCGGCTGTGCTCATACTGGGCAGTGTTTCGGTAGGTAACGCTAAAGCGCATCATGCATTAGCAAGTGTGGCATATAAAGCTGCGCCCTCGCTAAACAAAGCAGCAGCGCCAATAAAAGTAACCGGTGTAGTAACCGACGATAAAAACCTGCCCTTACCAGGTGCAAACGTAATTATTAAAGGTACCAAGCAGGGTACAACAACTGATGTTAGCGGCCGCTATACCATTACTGCCGATGAGGGTGCCACGCTGGTGATCTCATCTGTAGGTTATGATCCTAAAGAGATTCCATTGCAAGGGCGTACCAAATTGGATGTACAATTATTAACCAACGCCAAAAGCCTTAACGAGGTTGTGGTAGTTGGTTACGGTACCCAAAAGAAACGCGATGTAACCGGCTCGGTAGGTTCGGTAGCATTAACCAACGTTGCTAAAACGCCGGTTTTTGGTACAGCACAATTACTACAGGGCCAGGTGAGCGGCGTGCAGGTAACGCAATCTAACTCGCAACCGGGCGCATCGTTTACTGTGCGGATCCGTGGTACAAACTCTATCAACTTCAGCAGTGATCCATTGTACGTAGTTGATGGTTTTGCAGGTGCAGATATTACCGCTTTAAATCCCAACGATATTGCTTCGATGGACGTGCTAAAAGATGCATCATCAACAGCTATATACGGTAACCGTGGTGCCAATGGTGTGGTAATTATAACCACTAAATCAGGCTCGGTAGGCCGTAAAACTGTATCGGCTGATGTTTACTCAGGCTTTCAGCAAGTAGGCAAAACATTGGATATGATGAATGCCCAGCAGTTTGCTACTTACCTGAACAGGGTAACGGCTATTATTACGCCTGCTGCAGCCTTACCATTTACACAAGATCAGATCAATAATTTGGGCGAAGGTACCAACTGGCAAAAAGAACTATTCAGAACTGCACCGGTAACCAATGCCAACCTTTCTATCACAGGAGGTAGTGAGGATACCAAATTTTTGGTAAGCGGTAGTTTCTTCGATCAGCAGGGTATCATCATTAACTCGGGTTACAAACGTGGTACCTTAAGATTTAATCTTACCCACAATGTGAGCAGTAAAATTCACTTTGGTATGAACTCACAGGTGTCTTATGATCAGCAAAATCTGGCTAACGTAAATACTACAGGTGGTAGTACAGGTGGTACATTGTTAGATGCATTACGTGCCAGCCCAACCGTACCTGTTTATGATGCAACTGGTGCCTATACTTTCCAAAACGGACCAACAGGTTATACAACGGTATTAGGTAACCCGGTTGCTGCAGCACGTTTAAATACAGATGTTGCAACCAATATGCGTATCTTCTTTAACGGTTATGGCGATTACGACATTATGAAAGGCCTTAAGCTGAAAATAAGCATCGGTACAGATGATAAGTACAACCACGAAAAAATCTTCAGACCGAGCACTACTTATTTAGGTGCACAGAGTGGTGGCTATGCCCAAATCATCAACCCAGAAAACTTTAACTGGTTAAATGAAAACACGCTGAGTTATAATACAGTGATCAATAAAATTCACTCTATCAGCGCGGTGGCCGGTTTTACTTATCAGGAGTTTAAGTACAATACAAGCAGTGCTATTGCCCAGCAGTTAACTACTAATAACCTGGGTACAGATAACCTTTCGGTAGGTTCGAGCTTGTCTTCATCATCAAGTGCTAATAAAAATACACTGGCTTCATTTATCGGTCGTGTAAACTATAGTTTGATGGATAAATACTTGTTAACGGCATCTATCCGTCGTGATGGTTCGTCAGAACTGGGTGACTCTCACAAATGGGGAACATTCCCATCTGGTGCTGTGGCATGGCGCATCTCTAATGAAGATTTCCTGAAAGACGTTCACGCGATCAGTGATTTGAAATTACGCGGTGGTTATGGCGAAACCGGTAACTCAAACATCGGCCCGTATAATTCATTATCGCAATATTCTTTCAATAGCTATGTGCTTAACGGTGTGCGTGTGGTTGGTACCTCACCAAACAACATTGGTAATGCTAACCTGCAATGGGAATCAACCAAATCATACAACATTGGTGTTGATTTGGGCTTATTCCAAAACCGCATCACCTTTAACGCCGATTACTACGATAAAAAAACTTCAGAACTGTTGTTCTACCGTACTATCCCGTCAACTTCTGGGTTTAACACAGCTTTGGGTAATTTACCGGGTAACAACATCGAGAATAAAGGTTTCGAGTTTAACTTAAATACGGTTAACATCACCAGCAAAAACGTTAAGTGGACTACCAATTTTAACTTCTCGCGTAACATGAACAAGGTGCTTAACCTTGGCGGCATCCCTTACCAGTTAACCGGTAACGTAAGCTCGAGCTTATATCCTGGTGGTAACAGCGCAGGTATTTTGCAGGTGGGTAAACCAATCGGTTCATTCTACGGCTATGTGTTTGATGGTATATGGCAAAGCCAGGCCGAGATTACAGCAAGTGGTATAACAACACCTGTAAAACCGGGCGATCCTAAATACAAAGACCTGAATGGCGACCATTTGATCAACGGATCCGACCGTACTATTATTGGCCAGGCAGTGCCTAAATTTAGCTATGGCTTTAACTCAAACCTAACCGTTGGCCGCTTTAACCTGTTTGTATTAATACAAGGCGTTTACGGTAACCAGATTATGAATGAGAACTTAATTGAAGGCGAAAACGGTACTGTAGCTGATAATAAACTGGCTTATGTATTGACAGATAGCTGGAACGGACCAGGTACAAGCAATACCCTACCAAGTGTAGGTAGTACCCTGCGCCGCAGCTTAGGCCCAACCAGCGATATTTTGGAGAGCGGCAGTTACCTGCGTTTCAAAACCATTACACTGACTTATGATTTGCCTTTATCGAAACTTACACCGGTGTTTAGAACAGCAAGTATTTATGCAACAGGCCAAAACTTGTTTACCATAACCAAATACAAAGGTTACGATCCGGAGGTTAACTCTTATTCAAATTCGAGCGGTAACTATACTTCATTGGGTACAGATTATAACCCATATCCAAACATCAAAACATACACTTTGGGCGTAAGACTTGGTTTTTAA
- a CDS encoding alginate lyase family protein, producing the protein MKLRLSIILLSTVLLLNSFTTDQSVKQQATETLKPYILKEAAWAMLQQPITVTAETSPRSSGGKHDFYSEGDYWWPNPTDPNGPYIQKDGLTNPQNFVAHRLAMIRFSRIIGALASAYKITHDEKYVKQAVVHLKAWFIDPETLMNPNLQYAQAIKGVATGRGIGIIDTIQLMEVVQGIEAMENSSSLNKETLAGIKSWFSQYLTWLTTHPYGKDEMNAKNNHGTCWTMQTACFAKFTGNQELMKFCSDRYKEVLLPTQMATDGSFPLELKRTKPYGYSIFNLDAMTTICQILSTKDNDLWNYQTTDGKSIKKGVEFLYPYLKDKNSWPYPHDVMHWESWPTAQPSLIFGAAAYQNQQWLLTWKTLDHDPQDEEIIRNLPVRHPLIWLN; encoded by the coding sequence ATGAAACTTAGATTATCCATCATATTGTTGAGCACAGTTTTACTGCTGAATAGTTTTACTACAGATCAATCAGTTAAGCAGCAGGCAACTGAAACTTTAAAGCCTTACATTTTAAAAGAAGCAGCCTGGGCTATGCTGCAACAGCCAATTACGGTTACTGCCGAAACCAGCCCGCGCAGCAGCGGCGGCAAGCACGATTTTTATTCGGAAGGTGATTATTGGTGGCCTAATCCAACTGATCCAAATGGACCGTATATTCAAAAAGATGGCTTGACCAACCCGCAGAATTTTGTGGCGCATCGGTTGGCGATGATTAGGTTTAGCCGGATTATTGGCGCTTTAGCATCAGCCTACAAAATTACACATGATGAAAAATATGTAAAGCAAGCCGTAGTGCATCTCAAAGCCTGGTTTATCGATCCAGAAACTTTAATGAACCCTAACTTACAATATGCGCAAGCCATAAAAGGCGTGGCAACAGGCAGAGGAATTGGTATTATTGATACCATCCAGTTGATGGAAGTTGTGCAGGGTATAGAGGCAATGGAAAATTCATCTTCGTTAAATAAGGAAACACTGGCAGGTATTAAATCATGGTTCAGCCAATATCTAACCTGGTTAACTACTCACCCATACGGCAAGGATGAAATGAATGCCAAGAACAACCACGGTACTTGCTGGACGATGCAGACTGCCTGTTTCGCCAAATTTACCGGCAACCAGGAGTTGATGAAGTTTTGTTCAGATCGGTATAAAGAAGTGCTGTTACCAACCCAAATGGCTACAGATGGCAGCTTTCCATTGGAATTAAAACGTACCAAGCCTTATGGTTATTCGATCTTTAATTTGGATGCTATGACAACGATTTGCCAAATCTTAAGTACCAAAGACAACGATCTGTGGAACTACCAAACTACCGATGGTAAATCAATCAAAAAAGGGGTTGAGTTTTTGTATCCATACCTGAAAGATAAAAATAGCTGGCCTTACCCGCACGACGTAATGCATTGGGAAAGCTGGCCAACAGCGCAGCCATCATTGATTTTTGGTGCAGCGGCTTATCAGAACCAGCAATGGTTATTAACCTGGAAAACTTTAGACCATGACCCGCAGGATGAGGAGATTATCCGTAACCTCCCTGTTCGGCATCCGTTGATTTGGTTGAATTAG
- a CDS encoding alginate lyase family protein, which produces MSLVFITTGFAQGKAGNFSFILLDGQVLNKLNNNYHERDTAAVKEVNRLIREADSLLKAGPYSVTFEKTKLAPSGNKHDYVSQAPYWWADSSKANGKPYIRKDGRRNPEIYLLHDASQMGKMSSSVKHLALAYYFTGNQQYAEKARQLLKVWFIDADTRMNPNLNYAQYIPGINDGRGIGIIETVGLTSVPDAITLLQTSKYFDAAFIAGIKQWYRAYANWLLTSKNGKAERSQINNHGTNYDMQLANFALFIGNKILAIKVIREFTIPRIDQQFTTDGMQPLELVRTKSWDYNTMNLNAWCKLAVIADHLNIDLWHEQTLDGKGIKGAIQFLLPYALGQKQWTYPEIGKFDYGNMKHIVHAAKDKYPDVSFKEFYNKFPADSQLQLLN; this is translated from the coding sequence TTGAGTTTAGTTTTTATTACTACCGGCTTTGCGCAAGGCAAAGCCGGTAATTTTAGTTTTATACTACTCGATGGACAGGTGCTCAATAAGCTGAATAATAATTACCACGAACGCGATACCGCCGCTGTAAAAGAAGTAAACAGGCTTATTCGCGAAGCAGATAGTCTGTTAAAAGCAGGCCCGTATTCGGTTACTTTCGAGAAAACTAAACTCGCGCCAAGTGGCAATAAGCACGATTATGTGAGCCAGGCGCCATACTGGTGGGCTGATTCATCAAAAGCAAACGGCAAACCTTATATCCGCAAGGATGGCCGCCGTAACCCTGAGATTTATTTATTGCATGATGCCAGCCAGATGGGTAAAATGAGCAGCAGTGTTAAACACTTAGCGCTGGCATATTACTTTACAGGTAACCAACAATATGCCGAAAAAGCGCGTCAACTTTTAAAAGTTTGGTTTATAGATGCCGATACCCGCATGAACCCGAATTTAAATTATGCCCAATATATTCCGGGAATAAACGATGGAAGGGGAATAGGCATTATTGAAACTGTAGGCCTAACCAGCGTTCCTGATGCTATTACCCTTTTACAAACCAGTAAGTATTTCGATGCTGCTTTTATAGCAGGTATCAAACAATGGTACAGAGCGTATGCCAACTGGTTGCTTACCAGTAAGAACGGTAAGGCCGAACGTTCGCAAATTAACAACCACGGCACCAATTACGATATGCAGCTGGCCAATTTTGCCTTATTCATTGGTAATAAGATACTGGCCATTAAGGTGATTCGGGAGTTTACCATCCCGCGTATCGACCAGCAATTTACTACCGATGGTATGCAACCTTTGGAACTGGTGCGTACCAAATCATGGGATTACAATACCATGAATCTCAATGCCTGGTGCAAGCTGGCCGTGATTGCCGATCATCTGAACATCGATCTATGGCATGAGCAAACGTTGGATGGCAAAGGAATTAAAGGCGCTATTCAATTTTTATTGCCTTACGCTTTGGGGCAAAAACAATGGACTTACCCCGAGATCGGCAAGTTTGACTATGGCAATATGAAACACATTGTACATGCTGCTAAGGATAAATATCCCGATGTTTCTTTTAAAGAATTTTACAACAAATTTCCGGCTGATAGCCAGTTACAATTGCTCAATTAA